Proteins from a single region of Spirochaetota bacterium:
- a CDS encoding 4Fe-4S binding protein: MAYKINDNCINCGACEPECPVNAIYEKDDRRVIDPSKCTSCGSCATVCPAEAIDAD; encoded by the coding sequence ATGGCTTATAAAATAAATGATAATTGCATTAATTGTGGTGCTTGTGAACCAGAATGTCCTGTTAATGCTATATATGAAAAAGATGATAGAAGAGTTATTGACCCTTCTAAATGTACAAGTTGTGGTTCTTGCGCCACAGTATGTCCCGCTGAAGCTATAGATGCTGATTAA
- a CDS encoding DUF493 domain-containing protein: MIFKDKENLNKEKKEHIYEQVSNIFKESNFIELGDLKDSNDINIKYDLPSYWLFKVIGDNNENFRNSISNFLKDKKLKKEVSIIYSKNSKYCSYNFEIFVENKEELFSFYRELKEIKETKFCF, encoded by the coding sequence ATGATTTTTAAAGATAAGGAAAATTTAAATAAAGAAAAAAAAGAACATATTTACGAACAGGTAAGTAATATTTTTAAAGAATCTAATTTTATAGAGTTAGGTGATTTAAAAGATAGCAATGATATTAATATAAAATATGATTTACCTTCTTATTGGCTTTTCAAAGTTATTGGGGATAACAATGAAAATTTCAGAAATTCTATTTCAAATTTCCTTAAAGATAAGAAATTGAAAAAAGAAGTATCAATAATATATTCAAAAAATTCAAAATATTGTTCATATAATTTTGAAATATTTGTAGAAAATAAGGAAGAATTATTTTCTTTTTATAGGGAACTAAAAGAAATAAAAGAAACAAAATTTTGTTTTTAA
- a CDS encoding methyltransferase domain-containing protein — translation MKGRLRYINIDDNLFNNYTLKLDNQFFKIIEKKIQKIKCQKLSSENNKFVLEVCCGKGEYINYLASIYKDTLFLGLDFSKAAIQRAIKKTHQESLDNVLYVNEDFFDFIKFYESSIIKNQSLNSSEKLDKKKFDLFLFDFIFISFPDPWPKKRHHKRRLVNEESLKKLKNFLKDGGKIFILTDHEDYSKWILNACVKNKDIYNKGFKIFRIIKSYITTSKKQYEKYFPFYETTFFRKSKEKKVKFFCLIKK, via the coding sequence ATGAAGGGTAGATTAAGATATATTAATATTGATGACAATTTGTTTAATAATTATACTTTAAAACTTGATAATCAATTTTTTAAAATAATTGAAAAAAAAATTCAAAAAATTAAGTGCCAAAAACTTAGTTCTGAAAATAATAAATTTGTTTTAGAAGTTTGTTGTGGAAAAGGGGAATACATTAATTATTTAGCTTCAATATATAAAGATACATTATTTTTAGGACTTGATTTTTCTAAAGCAGCAATTCAAAGGGCTATTAAGAAGACACATCAAGAGTCTTTGGATAATGTTTTATATGTTAATGAAGATTTTTTTGATTTTATAAAGTTTTATGAAAGTTCTATTATAAAAAACCAATCATTGAATAGTTCTGAAAAGTTAGATAAAAAAAAATTCGATTTATTTTTATTTGATTTTATATTTATATCATTCCCAGATCCTTGGCCAAAAAAAAGACATCATAAAAGAAGATTAGTAAATGAAGAATCTTTGAAAAAATTAAAAAATTTTCTGAAAGATGGTGGAAAGATTTTTATATTAACAGATCATGAAGATTACTCTAAGTGGATTTTAAATGCTTGTGTAAAAAATAAGGATATTTATAATAAAGGTTTTAAAATATTTAGAATAATAAAAAGTTACATCACAACTTCTAAAAAACAATATGAAAAATATTTTCCCTTTTATGAAACAACATTTTTTAGAAAATCAAAAGAGAAGAAAGTTAAATTTTTTTGTTTAATTAAAAAGTAG
- the pyk gene encoding pyruvate kinase: protein MNLKTKIVCTIGPSTSSEEMLEKLIISGMNVARFNFSHANYDETKKVINILKKLREKLKVPLALMLDTKGPEIRIYGYKEIIEVKTKEKFFIQSIDGQFLESEKGKVFLEQNNFYETKTFFTNLPYIDRIVKIGDKILLMDGYFTTEVVGIVEDQTKKEKDLEDNFNFLLGKKIEIEFKNSGKLRPKAHLSIPNVDYPIEFLSNKDKEDIKFAVQNDFEYIALSFVRSSDDILKVKKIINEINENANIDLIAKIEHRKAIENIDDIIIHSDGIMVARGDLGVELPIEDVPVFQKKIIEKCYLSGKPVITATQMLESMIETPLPTRAEVSDVANAAYDMTSAVMLSGETAVGKFPELVVQTMKKILLKTESSIDYKKFLFSKSYTESLFDITNIISYNAVVTAYQCNAKAILCITKTGYAGRMISKLRPGLPIIVFTYDKKVYNKLALNWGVTPILYTKEDSFEKLIDEIKNLCIENNFVSKGDLVVIIAGMPLGKQGTTNMIRIESIGKSRIKGTPINVKQTIKNVVIIEGLEDFKEKDVDNKIVVLKNFSENYVTYLRFAAGIIIENCYWETQLKIVASAYNIPIIMNATGASEILKDRSLVEILEDGTIIEI, encoded by the coding sequence ATGAACTTAAAAACCAAAATTGTATGTACTATAGGACCATCAACTTCTTCAGAAGAAATGTTAGAAAAACTAATAATTTCTGGTATGAATGTAGCAAGGTTTAATTTTTCTCATGCAAATTATGATGAAACCAAAAAAGTAATAAATATTTTAAAAAAATTAAGGGAAAAATTAAAAGTCCCTCTTGCTTTAATGCTTGATACAAAAGGTCCTGAAATAAGAATATACGGATATAAGGAAATAATTGAAGTAAAAACAAAAGAAAAATTTTTTATTCAGAGTATAGATGGACAATTTTTAGAAAGCGAAAAAGGTAAAGTTTTTCTTGAGCAAAATAATTTTTATGAAACTAAAACATTTTTTACTAATCTTCCATATATAGATAGAATAGTTAAAATAGGAGACAAGATTTTATTAATGGATGGGTATTTTACAACTGAAGTGGTAGGAATAGTTGAAGATCAGACAAAAAAAGAAAAAGATTTAGAAGATAATTTTAATTTTTTATTAGGTAAAAAAATAGAAATAGAATTTAAAAATTCTGGAAAGTTGAGACCAAAAGCACATCTATCAATACCAAATGTTGACTATCCTATTGAATTTCTTTCAAACAAAGATAAAGAAGATATTAAATTTGCTGTACAAAATGATTTTGAATACATTGCTCTCTCTTTTGTCAGATCATCAGACGATATACTAAAAGTTAAAAAAATCATTAATGAAATAAACGAAAATGCTAATATAGATTTAATTGCTAAAATAGAACATAGGAAAGCAATAGAAAACATCGATGATATTATTATTCACTCAGATGGAATAATGGTTGCAAGAGGAGATCTTGGAGTTGAACTTCCAATAGAAGATGTCCCTGTTTTTCAAAAGAAAATAATAGAAAAATGCTATCTTTCTGGGAAACCAGTTATAACAGCAACACAAATGTTAGAATCCATGATAGAAACACCTCTTCCTACAAGAGCAGAAGTATCTGATGTAGCAAATGCTGCTTATGATATGACATCTGCTGTTATGCTATCAGGTGAAACTGCTGTTGGCAAATTTCCTGAACTTGTAGTACAAACAATGAAAAAAATTTTACTAAAAACTGAATCATCTATAGATTATAAAAAATTTTTATTTTCAAAAAGCTATACTGAATCATTATTTGATATTACAAATATCATATCATATAATGCTGTTGTTACTGCTTACCAATGTAATGCAAAAGCTATTTTGTGTATTACTAAAACTGGATATGCAGGAAGGATGATTTCAAAGTTAAGACCAGGCTTACCAATAATCGTATTTACTTATGATAAAAAAGTTTACAATAAGCTTGCATTAAATTGGGGAGTTACTCCAATTTTATATACTAAAGAGGACTCCTTTGAAAAATTAATAGATGAAATAAAAAATTTATGCATTGAAAATAATTTTGTATCAAAGGGAGATCTGGTTGTTATCATTGCAGGAATGCCATTAGGAAAACAAGGAACTACAAATATGATAAGAATCGAATCTATAGGTAAATCTAGAATTAAAGGAACACCAATTAATGTAAAACAAACAATAAAAAATGTTGTAATTATAGAAGGTCTTGAAGATTTTAAAGAAAAGGATGTAGATAATAAAATAGTGGTACTTAAAAACTTTTCAGAAAATTATGTTACATACTTAAGATTTGCTGCTGGAATAATTATTGAAAATTGTTATTGGGAAACACAATTAAAAATTGTTGCAAGTGCATATAATATACCCATAATAATGAATGCAACAGGAGCTTCTGAAATTTTAAAAGATAGATCTCTTGTTGAAATATTAGAAGATGGAACAATAATTGAAATATAA
- a CDS encoding MFS transporter: MQTREEKFNFYKTTILIGLGFFTMGLMDPLYDAFVPLFLKEYIKVKTIIGSIMTLDNIFALFLIPIVAAISDRTITKIGRRMPYILVTLPLSAIFFALIPFAALKSLFLLILVLFLLNIFKQAARGPVVALMPDIIHPDYRSEANGVINFMGGIAAIVGTVGLSKLMDLDIYLPIIGRTKDKIPFLISGILVVFATILLFIFVKEKFREKTEKEEKIPIIKSFKLIFSDKDKSAVLILFSLFLWFFGYQGVLPFVTTYAVEIIGVSKGVAGISPGMVAIPYALFAIPSGIIAHKIGRKKMIRICLIGLIIAMILMFFHKAIVDFFQLKQGLSLIIFWAILFFFGIFWGSVVTNSFPMLWQMATYSNMGIYTGLYYTFSQSAAIFSPPVTGAIIDLINIRAIFLFAAICMLGAFILMGFVKKGEPSTTKTH; encoded by the coding sequence ATGCAAACTAGAGAGGAAAAATTTAATTTTTATAAGACCACTATTTTAATAGGGCTTGGCTTTTTTACTATGGGACTTATGGACCCTCTATATGATGCTTTCGTACCATTATTTTTAAAAGAATATATTAAAGTAAAAACAATCATTGGTTCAATTATGACTCTAGACAATATTTTTGCTCTTTTTTTAATACCAATTGTAGCAGCAATATCAGATAGAACAATAACAAAAATTGGTAGAAGAATGCCATATATTCTTGTCACACTTCCATTAAGTGCAATATTTTTTGCTTTGATTCCTTTTGCTGCTTTAAAAAGTTTGTTTTTACTTATTTTAGTTTTATTTTTATTAAATATTTTTAAGCAAGCTGCAAGAGGACCAGTTGTTGCTTTAATGCCAGATATCATTCATCCTGATTATAGATCTGAAGCTAATGGAGTTATAAACTTTATGGGAGGAATTGCTGCAATCGTTGGCACAGTTGGTTTATCCAAACTTATGGATTTGGATATATATTTACCAATAATTGGTAGAACAAAGGATAAAATTCCATTTCTAATTTCTGGTATACTAGTTGTTTTTGCAACCATACTTTTATTTATATTTGTAAAAGAAAAATTTAGAGAGAAAACTGAGAAAGAAGAAAAGATTCCAATTATTAAATCTTTTAAACTTATATTTTCTGACAAAGATAAAAGTGCTGTTTTAATATTATTTTCTCTTTTTCTATGGTTTTTTGGTTATCAAGGTGTCCTTCCATTTGTAACAACATATGCTGTTGAAATTATAGGTGTCTCAAAAGGTGTTGCAGGAATTTCTCCTGGAATGGTTGCAATTCCATATGCTTTATTTGCAATACCTTCAGGAATTATTGCTCATAAAATAGGAAGAAAAAAAATGATTAGAATATGCTTAATAGGCTTAATAATTGCAATGATATTAATGTTTTTTCATAAAGCAATTGTTGACTTTTTTCAGTTAAAACAAGGATTAAGTTTAATTATTTTTTGGGCTATTCTATTCTTTTTTGGTATTTTCTGGGGTTCAGTTGTTACAAATTCGTTTCCAATGTTATGGCAAATGGCTACATATTCAAACATGGGAATATATACTGGTTTATATTATACTTTTTCTCAATCTGCTGCTATCTTTTCTCCACCTGTTACTGGGGCAATTATAGATCTAATAAATATAAGAGCCATCTTTTTATTTGCAGCAATATGTATGCTAGGGGCATTTATACTTATGGGATTTGTAAAAAAGGGTGAACCCTCTACTACAAAAACACATTGA
- the rsfS gene encoding ribosome silencing factor → MKENLDYKLASLIINILEEKKVDNIKVIKVIDVMPIADFFIIGTIESTPQASAVVSELNKILKDNGYSLINRKNFTVNDWILLDYNSVIIHLFNKDKRDFYNLEGLWSKYVITKEKVIEIVKETNK, encoded by the coding sequence TTGAAAGAAAACCTCGATTATAAACTTGCATCTCTTATAATTAATATATTAGAAGAAAAGAAAGTTGATAATATAAAAGTTATTAAGGTTATTGATGTAATGCCAATAGCAGATTTTTTTATAATTGGGACAATTGAATCTACACCTCAGGCTTCTGCTGTAGTTAGTGAGCTAAATAAAATTTTAAAAGATAATGGATATTCTTTAATCAATAGAAAAAATTTTACTGTAAATGATTGGATACTTCTTGATTATAATTCGGTGATAATTCATCTTTTTAATAAAGATAAAAGGGATTTCTATAATTTAGAAGGTTTATGGAGTAAGTATGTTATAACAAAGGAGAAGGTTATCGAAATAGTTAAAGAAACAAATAAATAA
- a CDS encoding small multi-drug export protein: MIILSMLPVIELRGSIPYGYFNGINIFIAFFLSVIFNSCASLILFIFLEFFNHLFLKIPLYKKFFDKISERSLKKVKPKFEKYEYIGLMIFVAIPLPATGAITGTIGAWLLRLDIKKSFFFISLGVLIAGIIVSIITIYGGIFAKLFIKTSF, encoded by the coding sequence ATGATTATATTATCTATGTTACCAGTTATTGAGCTTAGAGGGTCTATTCCTTATGGTTATTTTAATGGTATTAATATTTTTATAGCTTTTTTTTTATCTGTTATATTTAATTCTTGTGCTTCACTTATACTCTTTATTTTTCTTGAGTTTTTTAACCATTTATTCTTAAAAATACCTTTATATAAGAAATTTTTTGATAAAATTTCTGAAAGATCATTAAAAAAAGTAAAACCTAAATTTGAGAAATATGAATATATAGGATTAATGATATTTGTTGCTATACCTCTTCCTGCAACGGGTGCTATTACAGGCACCATTGGTGCTTGGCTTTTAAGATTAGATATAAAAAAATCATTCTTTTTTATAAGTTTAGGTGTTTTGATAGCAGGTATTATCGTTTCAATAATTACAATTTATGGTGGAATTTTTGCTAAATTATTTATTAAAACATCATTTTAG
- a CDS encoding FAD-binding protein, giving the protein MKKITTDVLIIGAGISGLVSGILLAEKGVDVCIIYDTEDITKSSSFWAQGGIVYKGKEDSPELLKKDILDAGDHLNFIPAVDKLVYNCSTILHDILIEKIKVPFEKEQDFFKLTGEAAHSVKRILFVKDYTGKAIIESLLNYIKSKNLSINFYPSCYSIDLITLSHSTNYSYSMYEEDRCFGVYAYDEKEDDINIFIAKYTILATGGMGQVYLHTTNPPNIYGNGYAMAYRAHVKLINMEYTQFHPTALFTEHGHSFLISEAVRGEGGELVNIYGKPFMKEYHSLGSLAPRDVVARSIIFEMQKTDSKFVYIDINKIRKKIKDRFPSIYYTCKENGIDLDYENIPVVPSFHFQCGGIKVNLEGESSLDGLYAVGEVSCTGIHGANRLASISLLEGLCFAKFASDSIYNKLLNKEYKKNYFSLDLIKDWEYTNKEEYDLILVKQDLNYLKNIMWNYVGPIRTKKRLRRALTDITNLKNSFEDFYYESKLSNLILQLRDAITCGLIVATSAWKNKKSSGCHYRMD; this is encoded by the coding sequence ATGAAAAAAATAACGACGGATGTTTTAATTATTGGTGCAGGAATATCTGGTCTTGTTTCTGGAATACTTTTAGCAGAAAAAGGTGTTGATGTTTGTATTATTTATGATACTGAAGATATTACTAAATCATCAAGTTTTTGGGCACAAGGTGGAATAGTATATAAAGGTAAGGAAGATTCACCTGAACTATTGAAAAAAGATATACTTGATGCTGGAGATCATTTAAATTTTATACCAGCTGTTGATAAACTGGTTTATAATTGTTCAACAATTTTGCATGACATTTTAATAGAAAAAATTAAAGTGCCATTTGAGAAAGAACAAGATTTTTTTAAATTAACTGGTGAAGCAGCTCATTCAGTTAAAAGAATATTATTTGTTAAAGATTATACGGGTAAAGCTATCATAGAGTCTTTACTAAATTATATTAAAAGCAAAAATTTGTCTATAAATTTTTATCCATCATGTTATTCTATAGATTTAATTACATTATCACATTCGACAAATTATAGCTATTCAATGTATGAAGAAGATAGATGTTTTGGTGTATATGCATATGATGAAAAAGAAGATGATATAAATATTTTTATTGCTAAATATACTATTCTAGCTACCGGGGGTATGGGGCAGGTTTATCTTCATACAACTAATCCACCTAATATTTATGGTAATGGATATGCTATGGCTTATAGAGCCCATGTAAAACTAATAAATATGGAATATACTCAATTTCATCCAACAGCATTGTTTACAGAACATGGACACAGTTTTTTAATATCAGAGGCAGTTAGAGGAGAGGGTGGAGAACTTGTAAATATTTATGGTAAACCTTTTATGAAAGAATATCATAGCCTCGGTTCTTTGGCTCCAAGAGATGTAGTAGCTAGATCTATCATTTTTGAAATGCAAAAAACAGATTCAAAGTTTGTTTATATAGATATAAATAAAATAAGAAAAAAGATAAAAGATAGGTTTCCATCGATTTATTATACTTGTAAGGAGAATGGTATTGATCTTGATTATGAAAATATCCCTGTTGTTCCTTCTTTTCATTTTCAATGCGGAGGTATAAAAGTTAATCTTGAAGGAGAGTCTTCTCTTGATGGATTATATGCTGTAGGTGAGGTTTCATGTACAGGAATCCATGGAGCAAATAGATTGGCATCTATCTCTTTATTAGAAGGATTGTGCTTTGCTAAATTTGCTTCTGATTCTATTTATAATAAGTTGTTAAACAAAGAATACAAAAAAAATTATTTTTCTCTTGATTTAATAAAAGATTGGGAATATACAAATAAAGAAGAGTATGATCTTATTCTTGTTAAACAGGATTTGAATTATCTTAAGAATATTATGTGGAATTATGTAGGGCCTATAAGAACAAAGAAAAGGTTGAGAAGAGCTTTAACTGATATAACAAATCTTAAAAATAGTTTTGAAGATTTTTATTATGAATCCAAGTTATCCAATCTAATTCTTCAGTTAAGGGATGCAATTACATGTGGATTAATTGTTGCAACTTCAGCATGGAAGAATAAAAAATCTTCAGGTTGTCATTATAGAATGGATTAA
- the ffh gene encoding signal recognition particle protein, translated as MLESLSKGISNIFNSLLGKKVITESNIKEAIEELRSVLVEADVNLYVVDEFLNKVKVKALGEKVIKSLTVREKFISIVYEELKKLLGDDYKDLKLKSPQEVSVLLLAGLQGSGKTTIAAKLANFYKESRRPLLVACDIYRPAAIEQLKILGQSIGVETYSQKNMSPENIAKSAIKYAIKNGYNLIIIDTAGRLQVDKELMEELKRIEKEVKPDETILVVDSMTGQVAADVAKEFKKYVKITKLILTKFDSDTRGGAALSVKMIADVPIAFVGIGEKINELEKFYPDRISQRIIGMGDILTLVEKAEKVYSEEQAKKLEKKIKKNEFDFGDMLEQIEGMTKMGPLENIISMIPGAANVDKSLFDKQTQKLLKYKYIIQSMTKKERENPLLVMNNPSRKKRISKGAGVKLFDIEQLIKDFNNLKKMMGKVSKRSMEDMMKNFENFKM; from the coding sequence ATGTTAGAATCACTTTCAAAAGGTATTTCAAATATTTTTAATTCATTATTAGGGAAAAAGGTAATAACAGAATCAAATATTAAAGAAGCAATAGAAGAATTAAGAAGTGTTCTTGTTGAAGCTGATGTTAACTTGTATGTAGTAGATGAATTTTTAAATAAAGTAAAAGTGAAAGCATTAGGTGAAAAAGTAATTAAAAGTCTAACAGTTAGAGAAAAATTTATAAGTATAGTTTATGAAGAGTTGAAGAAATTATTAGGAGATGATTACAAAGATTTGAAGTTAAAGTCCCCTCAAGAGGTTTCTGTTTTATTACTTGCAGGACTTCAGGGATCTGGTAAAACTACAATAGCAGCAAAACTTGCAAATTTTTATAAAGAATCGAGAAGACCTTTACTTGTTGCATGCGATATATATAGACCTGCTGCAATAGAACAGTTAAAAATATTAGGTCAGAGCATAGGTGTTGAAACTTATTCTCAAAAAAATATGTCTCCTGAAAATATTGCAAAATCAGCTATTAAATATGCCATTAAAAATGGATATAATCTTATTATCATTGATACAGCTGGTAGACTTCAAGTGGATAAAGAACTGATGGAAGAACTAAAAAGGATTGAAAAGGAAGTTAAACCAGATGAAACTATTCTTGTTGTTGATTCAATGACAGGACAGGTTGCTGCTGATGTTGCAAAGGAATTTAAAAAATATGTTAAAATTACAAAATTAATATTAACAAAATTTGATTCTGATACAAGAGGTGGAGCTGCACTATCTGTAAAGATGATAGCAGATGTTCCAATTGCTTTTGTAGGTATTGGTGAAAAAATTAATGAGCTTGAGAAATTTTACCCAGATAGAATAAGTCAAAGAATAATAGGAATGGGAGATATTTTAACTTTAGTTGAGAAAGCAGAGAAAGTCTATTCAGAAGAACAAGCTAAAAAACTTGAAAAAAAGATAAAGAAAAATGAGTTTGACTTTGGAGATATGCTTGAACAGATCGAAGGAATGACAAAAATGGGACCTTTAGAAAACATAATTTCTATGATTCCAGGTGCAGCGAATGTTGATAAATCTTTATTTGATAAACAAACACAAAAATTATTAAAATATAAATATATAATACAATCTATGACAAAAAAAGAGAGAGAAAATCCTTTACTTGTAATGAATAATCCTTCTAGAAAAAAGAGAATATCTAAGGGAGCAGGAGTTAAACTTTTTGATATTGAGCAATTAATTAAAGATTTTAATAATCTTAAGAAAATGATGGGTAAGGTATCAAAAAGAAGTATGGAAGATATGATGAAAAACTTTGAAAATTTTAAAATGTAA